A stretch of the Acidimicrobiia bacterium genome encodes the following:
- a CDS encoding diacylglycerol kinase family protein yields MRHVVLVANPSASGFTGGRFRAVMAALSERFSVTAAWPTSPSEARREAVGAAQSGAYAVIAMGGDGVAHHVANGLVHTSTALGLVPAGTTNVFAKILDIPAKPAAAAKAIGEYEPKPVTLAHVVAETVKGVSSAYALFALGVGFDADVVEAAERRPESKQSFGAAHFASTAVGMLVRRYRNMPANLRVECVGTRTDAVAVMVQIHQVYTYFGRIPLRLGPAPRRGLVACAIESVGAATGASIVARAVVSRSLSNAPGCTVFPELDKMLIDADPPSPLQADGELLGYGTAFEITPASGALLVLSP; encoded by the coding sequence ATGCGACACGTCGTTCTCGTCGCCAACCCCTCGGCCTCGGGCTTCACCGGAGGCCGCTTCCGCGCCGTGATGGCCGCACTCTCCGAGCGGTTCTCCGTGACGGCCGCCTGGCCAACCAGCCCAAGCGAAGCGCGCCGCGAGGCGGTCGGCGCCGCCCAGTCCGGAGCGTACGCGGTGATCGCGATGGGAGGCGACGGCGTGGCGCACCATGTCGCCAACGGGCTGGTTCACACCTCGACCGCCCTCGGGCTCGTCCCGGCGGGCACGACGAACGTCTTCGCCAAGATCCTCGACATCCCGGCCAAGCCGGCGGCGGCGGCCAAGGCGATCGGCGAGTACGAACCGAAGCCGGTCACCCTCGCCCACGTCGTCGCAGAGACGGTGAAGGGCGTGTCATCGGCGTACGCCCTGTTCGCCCTCGGGGTCGGCTTCGATGCCGACGTCGTCGAGGCAGCCGAGCGCCGCCCCGAGAGCAAGCAGAGCTTCGGAGCCGCCCACTTCGCATCAACCGCCGTCGGGATGCTCGTGAGGCGCTACCGCAACATGCCGGCCAACCTCCGTGTCGAGTGCGTCGGCACGAGGACGGACGCGGTTGCGGTGATGGTGCAGATCCACCAGGTGTACACGTACTTCGGGAGGATCCCGCTCCGTCTCGGACCCGCTCCGCGGCGCGGCCTCGTCGCATGCGCCATCGAGTCGGTCGGCGCCGCAACCGGGGCATCGATCGTGGCCAGGGCGGTCGTCAGCCGATCGTTGTCCAATGCGCCTGGGTGCACCGTGTTCCCGGAGCTCGACAAGATGCTCATCGACGCCGACCCCCCGAGCCCGCTCCAAGCCGACGGCGAGCTACTCGGATACGGAACCGCATTCGAGATCACCCCGGCCTCCGGAGCGCTGCTCGTCCTCTCGCCGTGA
- a CDS encoding phosphoribosyltransferase family protein, translating to MAFVDRQDAGQRLAKAVAALGLDWSDGGLVLGAARGGVLVAAPVASRLGARLDVAVVRKIGAPHQPELAIGAVAENGSPLLNHDLIRRLRLGAPEVAVATEGARRELTRRAAAYREGRAVPHLRGETVALVDDGVATGATIVALARWARSESPATLVIAVPVGAPETLRMLADEADHVVALERPRELRAVGEWYTDFHQVSDEEMMRVLRDGTAIS from the coding sequence ATGGCGTTCGTCGACAGGCAAGACGCCGGGCAGCGGCTGGCCAAGGCCGTCGCCGCCCTCGGCCTCGACTGGTCGGACGGCGGGCTGGTGCTCGGGGCAGCCCGCGGCGGCGTCCTCGTCGCCGCCCCGGTGGCGAGCCGGCTCGGCGCCCGGCTCGACGTGGCGGTGGTTCGCAAGATCGGGGCTCCGCACCAACCGGAGCTGGCGATCGGGGCGGTCGCCGAGAACGGGAGCCCGCTGCTGAACCACGATCTCATCCGTCGACTGCGCCTCGGCGCCCCCGAGGTCGCCGTGGCAACGGAGGGCGCCCGCCGCGAGCTGACCAGGAGAGCCGCTGCCTACCGGGAGGGGCGAGCCGTTCCCCATCTCCGCGGCGAGACGGTCGCCTTGGTCGACGACGGGGTCGCCACCGGTGCGACCATCGTGGCCCTGGCACGCTGGGCGAGATCGGAGAGCCCGGCCACGCTGGTCATCGCCGTCCCCGTCGGCGCCCCCGAGACGCTGCGGATGCTCGCAGACGAGGCAGATCACGTCGTCGCGCTCGAGCGGCCGCGAGAGTTGCGGGCGGTCGGCGAGTGGTACACCGACTTCCATCAGGTGTCGGACGAGGAGATGATGCGCGTCCTGAGGGACGGCACCGCCATCAGCTGA
- a CDS encoding response regulator, with protein sequence MKPRVLVIEDSASVRRLIEVCLRALDIDLGAAEDGIQGLEDARHYIPDVIVLDVGLPGMDGWEVLRHLRADDSTRGIRVLVLTAHAQPEVAEQAAQGGADDFMTKPFRPIELRERIEKLIVS encoded by the coding sequence GTGAAACCACGCGTCCTCGTCATCGAAGACTCAGCCAGCGTCCGGAGACTCATCGAGGTGTGCCTGCGGGCGCTCGACATCGACCTCGGTGCAGCCGAGGACGGCATCCAAGGCCTCGAGGATGCCCGCCATTACATCCCGGACGTGATCGTCCTCGACGTCGGGCTTCCGGGCATGGATGGCTGGGAAGTGCTTCGTCACCTGCGCGCCGACGACTCGACTCGGGGGATCAGGGTGCTCGTGCTGACGGCGCACGCCCAGCCGGAGGTCGCCGAGCAGGCGGCCCAAGGAGGCGCCGACGACTTCATGACGAAGCCGTTCCGACCGATCGAGCTGCGCGAGCGCATCGAGAAGCTCATCGTCAGCTGA
- the pruA gene encoding L-glutamate gamma-semialdehyde dehydrogenase encodes MRPYLIEPYSDFSDRAAKAAYELALAGVGEALGAEAPVIISGEPVATADHIVSVDPSQPERIVAVAGSATPEIAARALDASWEAFASWGASPAERRAELVHAVGDAIAARKYEFSAWMTYEAGKNWPEAEADVAEAIDFCRYYAHQAVDMARSVPTYDYPGESNESFLTPIGAGVAIPPWNFPLAILVGMTVGPVAAGNTVVLKPASNTPMMGALFMEAVAEAGVPDGVVNFVPGAGSVVGDALVDSPRTRFINFTGSKEVGLHIAESAAKVRPGQRWLKRAYVEMGGKDAIVVDETADIDAAAAAAVRSAYGFQGQKCSACSRLIVVDAVHDAVLDRVVAGAEALTVGPPVANHAVGPVISSAQHRSILGEIERGKDEAKLIAGGSAIDMDGGYYIEPTVFGDVEPAARLAQHEIFGPVLSVIRVGDFDEALAVANGTDYGLTGGLFSTDEGRVERAVREFRVGNLYINRKITGALVGVQPFGGFDMSGSNAKAGGPDYLRLFMEMKSVARRL; translated from the coding sequence ATGAGACCGTACCTGATCGAGCCATATTCCGACTTCTCGGATCGCGCCGCCAAGGCGGCCTACGAGCTGGCGCTCGCAGGCGTCGGAGAAGCGCTCGGCGCCGAGGCGCCGGTGATCATCTCGGGGGAGCCGGTCGCAACGGCCGACCACATCGTGAGCGTCGACCCGTCGCAGCCGGAGAGGATCGTGGCGGTGGCGGGGTCCGCAACGCCGGAGATCGCCGCCAGGGCGCTCGACGCATCCTGGGAGGCGTTCGCCTCTTGGGGCGCATCGCCCGCAGAGCGGCGGGCCGAGCTCGTCCATGCCGTGGGCGATGCAATCGCCGCCCGCAAGTACGAGTTCTCGGCGTGGATGACATACGAAGCGGGCAAGAACTGGCCCGAAGCCGAGGCCGACGTCGCCGAGGCCATCGACTTCTGCCGCTACTACGCCCACCAGGCCGTCGACATGGCCCGGTCGGTGCCGACGTACGACTACCCGGGCGAGAGCAACGAGTCATTCCTGACACCGATCGGCGCCGGGGTCGCCATCCCGCCGTGGAACTTCCCACTCGCCATCCTGGTCGGCATGACCGTCGGCCCCGTGGCCGCCGGCAACACCGTCGTCCTCAAGCCGGCGTCGAACACCCCGATGATGGGCGCCCTGTTCATGGAGGCGGTCGCCGAGGCCGGCGTGCCCGACGGGGTCGTCAACTTCGTGCCGGGGGCGGGATCCGTCGTCGGGGACGCCCTCGTCGACAGCCCGCGAACCCGGTTCATCAACTTCACAGGGTCGAAGGAGGTCGGGCTGCACATCGCCGAGTCGGCCGCCAAGGTTCGTCCGGGCCAGCGCTGGCTGAAACGGGCGTACGTGGAGATGGGGGGCAAGGACGCCATCGTCGTCGACGAGACGGCCGACATCGACGCCGCCGCCGCCGCCGCCGTCAGGAGCGCCTACGGGTTCCAGGGTCAGAAGTGCTCGGCATGCTCGCGGCTCATCGTCGTCGACGCCGTGCACGACGCCGTCCTCGACCGGGTGGTCGCCGGCGCCGAGGCCCTCACCGTCGGCCCACCGGTCGCCAACCACGCGGTCGGGCCGGTCATCTCGTCTGCGCAGCATCGGTCGATCCTCGGAGAGATCGAGAGGGGGAAGGACGAGGCCAAGCTCATCGCAGGCGGCTCGGCGATCGATATGGACGGCGGCTACTACATCGAGCCGACCGTCTTCGGCGACGTCGAACCTGCGGCTCGGCTCGCCCAGCACGAGATCTTCGGCCCGGTGCTCTCCGTGATCCGGGTGGGCGACTTCGACGAGGCGCTGGCGGTCGCCAACGGCACCGACTACGGGCTCACCGGCGGTCTCTTCTCGACGGACGAGGGCAGGGTCGAGCGAGCCGTGCGGGAGTTTCGGGTCGGGAACCTCTACATCAACCGCAAGATCACGGGCGCCCTCGTCGGGGTCCAGCCGTTCGGCGGGTTCGACATGTCCGGCTCGAACGCCAAGGCGGGCGGACCCGACTACCTGCGGCTCTTCATGGAGATGAAGTCCGTGGCGCGCCGGCTCTGA
- a CDS encoding N-acetylmuramoyl-L-alanine amidase, which yields MALISYRQAPFVAVALVLAACAATDPAILEGDARGVGIGAAGVPATAPGGESAAPPTAALPGGAADDEPGLAVVPAGGAPISSEKNGEVTMVLHEGVLLGVEEVDGRWVRTITPCGRDAWARRADLDITQRADRAVPGPGFDLTAASIVVDPGHGGRDWGGVGDSISEKGTNLDIAERLRSLLLSSQQVGWETGELGSGDTVAAAGAVWLTRERRGPNDGDIELSLGYRAAIANGAGADVFVSIHNNTVPKRTLDHPGTEVFYSVGSDGSDRLAGLLYDEVVRSLAAFDAAWQGGDELGARARTDPATGDDYYGVLRRAEMPAAIVEGAYISEPAEEALIATEAFRQAYAEGVYRGIVRFLTTDDSSDSINPPQPFPDDAGTVNTDACVDPVQP from the coding sequence TTGGCTCTGATCTCGTACCGGCAGGCGCCCTTCGTCGCGGTCGCCCTCGTCTTGGCGGCGTGTGCCGCCACCGATCCGGCGATCCTCGAGGGGGACGCCCGTGGTGTCGGCATCGGAGCCGCCGGGGTGCCTGCGACGGCCCCGGGCGGGGAATCCGCCGCCCCTCCGACGGCGGCCCTCCCCGGGGGGGCCGCCGACGACGAACCGGGGCTCGCCGTCGTCCCGGCCGGTGGGGCTCCCATCAGCTCCGAGAAGAACGGCGAGGTGACGATGGTCTTGCACGAGGGCGTCCTCCTCGGCGTCGAGGAAGTCGACGGCCGTTGGGTCCGCACGATCACGCCGTGCGGGCGCGACGCCTGGGCTCGGCGCGCCGACCTCGACATCACCCAACGAGCAGACCGGGCGGTACCGGGCCCCGGCTTCGACCTGACCGCCGCCTCGATCGTCGTCGACCCTGGGCACGGCGGCCGTGACTGGGGAGGCGTCGGCGACAGCATCTCCGAGAAGGGCACGAACCTCGACATCGCCGAGCGCCTTCGCTCACTCCTGCTGTCGTCACAGCAGGTCGGCTGGGAGACGGGGGAGCTCGGCAGCGGCGACACGGTGGCCGCCGCCGGCGCCGTCTGGCTGACGAGGGAGCGGCGCGGGCCGAACGATGGCGACATCGAGCTGTCGCTGGGCTACCGGGCCGCCATCGCCAACGGCGCAGGCGCCGATGTCTTCGTCTCGATCCACAACAACACCGTGCCGAAGCGGACGCTGGACCACCCGGGCACGGAGGTGTTCTATTCAGTCGGCTCCGACGGTTCCGATCGGCTGGCTGGCCTGCTGTACGACGAAGTGGTCCGGAGCCTCGCCGCCTTCGATGCTGCCTGGCAGGGCGGCGACGAGCTCGGCGCTCGCGCCAGGACGGATCCGGCCACAGGCGACGACTACTACGGCGTGCTGCGCAGGGCGGAGATGCCGGCCGCCATCGTCGAAGGGGCGTACATCTCCGAGCCCGCCGAGGAGGCGCTCATCGCGACCGAGGCATTCAGGCAGGCGTATGCGGAGGGTGTCTACCGCGGGATCGTCCGCTTCCTGACCACCGACGACTCGAGCGACTCGATCAACCCGCCGCAGCCGTTCCCGGACGACGCCGGCACCGTCAACACGGACGCCTGCGTCGATCCAGTGCAACCGTGA
- a CDS encoding N-acetylmuramoyl-L-alanine amidase, producing the protein MRWWHAAGALVVVAAAAATAVSVVEPPGEAATTSAPTSEPPAGTTLPAPTTTQAVISTTAAVFGGEGVVFARRGGADVLAGPAGPVIARLRRGIPLAATGWDGELITVVTPCDTTAFVRADEVRAVPPAPAQDPGIGFDLGEAIIVVDPGHGGPNIGARAPDGTPEKSVNLEIAHLVRDLLEAPRAIAADGGVLAGDDIVAAGRVLMTRVGKGSRGDYEAGLTYRAALANAANASVMVSIHNNAGADISVEVPGSDAYYQSSVPESRRLATLIVEELRRSLEAFDADWVGTDPVGAKSRLSEQDGNPQYYGLLRRATVPTVIAEGAYIVNPSEAALLATTEFKIAYAEGVYRAIVRFLESGDTGDAPSYDPVTWPGGAGSGDARQDCTLPEE; encoded by the coding sequence GTGAGGTGGTGGCACGCCGCCGGAGCGCTGGTCGTCGTGGCCGCCGCCGCGGCGACGGCTGTGTCCGTCGTGGAGCCGCCGGGGGAGGCCGCCACCACATCTGCGCCCACCTCGGAACCGCCGGCGGGCACGACCCTCCCCGCCCCGACGACCACGCAGGCGGTCATCTCGACGACCGCGGCCGTCTTCGGCGGGGAAGGCGTCGTGTTCGCACGCAGGGGCGGGGCGGATGTTCTGGCGGGTCCGGCCGGCCCCGTGATCGCCCGGCTGCGCCGGGGCATCCCTCTCGCCGCGACGGGATGGGACGGCGAGCTCATCACGGTGGTCACGCCTTGCGACACGACCGCCTTCGTTCGCGCCGATGAAGTGCGCGCCGTGCCACCGGCGCCGGCCCAGGACCCGGGAATCGGCTTCGACCTCGGAGAGGCGATCATCGTCGTCGACCCGGGCCACGGCGGACCCAACATCGGCGCCCGCGCCCCCGACGGGACACCCGAGAAGTCCGTCAACCTCGAGATCGCCCACCTCGTGCGCGACCTGCTGGAAGCCCCGAGGGCGATCGCCGCGGACGGAGGCGTGCTCGCAGGCGACGATATCGTCGCGGCAGGCCGGGTGCTCATGACGCGGGTGGGGAAGGGAAGCCGAGGCGACTACGAGGCCGGCCTCACATACCGCGCCGCCCTCGCCAACGCAGCCAACGCCTCGGTGATGGTGTCGATCCACAACAACGCCGGCGCCGACATCTCGGTCGAGGTGCCGGGCAGCGACGCCTACTACCAGTCGAGCGTTCCCGAGTCGCGGCGCCTGGCGACGCTCATCGTCGAGGAGCTCAGGAGGAGCTTGGAGGCGTTCGACGCCGATTGGGTCGGCACGGACCCGGTCGGGGCGAAGTCACGGCTCAGCGAGCAGGACGGCAACCCTCAGTACTACGGATTGCTCCGCAGGGCGACGGTGCCGACCGTGATCGCCGAAGGGGCGTACATCGTCAACCCGTCCGAGGCGGCCCTGCTGGCCACGACCGAGTTCAAGATCGCTTACGCCGAAGGCGTGTATCGGGCCATCGTGAGATTCCTCGAATCAGGCGACACCGGAGATGCACCCAGCTACGATCCCGTCACGTGGCCGGGCGGTGCCGGCTCCGGGGACGCGCGTCAGGATTGCACGCTCCCCGAGGAGTGA
- a CDS encoding lamin tail domain-containing protein has product MRLIAVIVAAAVATACSGDDVLTVPPPEVVVPPLVEDAGTEVTVTRVLDGDSFEAVVADEDLEVRLLDVNAPEGGECHGDESRDALAGLIDERTIEVVPAVEEAQRDEFGRHLVAAFVDGIEVNARLVAGGDALAMGGRTGRYAELGDQAAAAGLGMWGIDACGDIPPAVFVADVAFDPEGPDGDVMNDEWVRIESAEERPVDLGGWTLRDESTSNRFVFPDGTSIEPGRSLVIRTGCGDDTEDELFWCSALPVWSNGGDTVMLQDPAGTMADRVPYGV; this is encoded by the coding sequence GTGCGCCTCATCGCCGTCATCGTCGCCGCGGCCGTGGCAACTGCGTGCTCCGGGGACGACGTGCTCACGGTGCCGCCCCCCGAGGTGGTCGTCCCTCCCCTCGTCGAGGATGCCGGCACGGAGGTGACCGTCACCAGGGTGCTCGACGGGGACTCGTTCGAGGCTGTGGTGGCGGACGAGGATCTCGAGGTGCGCCTGCTCGACGTGAACGCGCCGGAAGGCGGGGAATGCCATGGAGACGAGTCGCGCGATGCGCTCGCCGGACTGATCGACGAGAGGACCATCGAGGTCGTCCCCGCCGTCGAGGAGGCTCAGCGCGACGAGTTCGGCCGTCATCTCGTTGCCGCCTTCGTCGACGGCATCGAGGTGAACGCCAGGCTGGTCGCCGGCGGAGACGCCCTCGCAATGGGAGGGCGCACCGGACGCTATGCCGAGCTCGGCGATCAGGCGGCCGCAGCCGGCCTCGGGATGTGGGGGATCGACGCCTGCGGGGACATCCCCCCTGCGGTCTTCGTCGCCGACGTCGCCTTCGACCCGGAAGGCCCGGACGGCGACGTCATGAACGACGAGTGGGTGAGGATCGAGTCGGCCGAGGAGCGCCCGGTCGACCTCGGTGGGTGGACCTTGCGCGACGAGTCGACGAGCAACCGCTTCGTCTTCCCCGACGGGACATCGATCGAGCCCGGGCGATCCTTGGTCATCCGCACCGGGTGCGGCGACGACACCGAGGACGAGCTCTTCTGGTGCTCCGCCCTACCCGTGTGGTCGAACGGCGGGGACACCGTGATGTTGCAGGACCCGGCCGGCACGATGGCCGACCGGGTCCCTTATGGCGTCTGA
- a CDS encoding response regulator transcription factor, translating to MRILVVEDEPELAEALAVGLRREGYAVDVATRGDEAVERLATSPYDLVTLDLGLPDMDGRDIARAVRSQTVTDEPGPRVLMLTARDRLEDRVAGLDVGADDYLVKSFAFAELLARVRALLRRDVGSNGAVLRLAKLELDAARLEASHDGVELALTAKEFALLRFFMLHPGEVLSAERLLDHVWDEHVDPFTNTVRVTVSNLRRKLKEAGADDSIETVVGAGYRLRDMR from the coding sequence ATGCGGATCTTGGTCGTCGAGGACGAGCCGGAGCTCGCCGAGGCCCTCGCGGTCGGACTCCGCCGCGAAGGCTATGCCGTCGACGTCGCCACCCGCGGCGACGAGGCGGTCGAGCGCCTGGCGACGAGCCCCTACGACCTGGTGACGCTCGACCTCGGACTGCCCGACATGGACGGCCGGGACATCGCCCGCGCCGTTCGCTCCCAGACGGTGACGGACGAGCCGGGGCCGCGTGTCCTCATGTTGACCGCCCGGGACCGTCTGGAAGATCGAGTCGCCGGACTCGACGTCGGCGCCGACGACTACCTCGTCAAGTCGTTCGCCTTCGCCGAGCTGCTCGCCAGGGTGAGAGCCCTGCTCAGGCGGGACGTCGGATCGAACGGCGCCGTTCTCCGCCTCGCCAAGCTGGAGCTCGACGCCGCTCGCCTCGAAGCGAGCCACGACGGCGTCGAGCTTGCGCTCACGGCCAAGGAGTTCGCCCTGCTGCGGTTCTTCATGCTCCACCCCGGCGAGGTCCTCAGTGCCGAACGACTGCTCGACCACGTGTGGGACGAGCACGTCGACCCATTCACCAACACAGTGAGGGTGACGGTCAGCAACCTGAGGCGCAAGCTGAAGGAGGCGGGCGCCGATGACTCGATCGAGACCGTCGTCGGGGCCGGTTACCGGCTGCGGGACATGCGATGA
- a CDS encoding HAMP domain-containing sensor histidine kinase — protein MKLPAWMRSVRFRLALTYSVVVFGLAFLVVFGVNVALSRSLADQPVSQQTQFRTFVAPNGAIVRIEETVRGRMVTLEQLVNARAREDLRRYSLLALLGMFPVSIGIGWLVANRAFAPIGKITKVAQDIQSTDLSQRIDLEGPDDELKQLADTFDGMLDRIEAGIDRQRSFVQDTSHELRNPLAVMAVSLDVALADDAADAATLRRTAEVVRRNVERTSRTVDDLLMFARSQIPESQLIEADLADLTGEVVEEHRAVIEEHRLALECDLDHVSATVDDVSVKRAVGNLIGNAVRLSPPNRQLRIGTGAVDGWAWIGVSDEGPGIAEEQHATMFRRHWSGDASSLGSELRAGLGLDIARQVAESHSGLITVESQPGVGATFVLWLPRGPGADPAMVTEDGIHPKANPLG, from the coding sequence ATGAAGCTGCCCGCTTGGATGAGATCCGTCCGGTTTCGGCTCGCCCTGACGTACTCGGTCGTCGTCTTCGGACTCGCCTTCCTCGTGGTCTTCGGTGTCAACGTCGCCCTCTCCCGGTCGCTGGCCGACCAGCCGGTGTCCCAGCAGACGCAGTTCCGCACGTTCGTCGCCCCGAACGGCGCCATCGTCAGGATCGAGGAGACCGTCCGCGGTCGGATGGTGACCCTCGAGCAGCTCGTCAACGCCAGGGCGCGTGAGGACTTGCGCCGCTACTCGCTGCTGGCGCTGCTCGGGATGTTCCCCGTCAGCATCGGGATCGGGTGGCTGGTAGCCAACAGGGCCTTCGCTCCGATCGGCAAGATCACCAAGGTCGCTCAGGACATCCAGTCGACCGATCTCTCGCAACGGATCGATCTCGAGGGTCCCGACGACGAGCTGAAGCAGCTCGCAGACACGTTCGACGGCATGCTCGACCGGATCGAGGCCGGCATCGATCGCCAGCGGAGCTTCGTCCAGGACACGTCGCACGAGTTGCGCAACCCACTCGCCGTGATGGCCGTCAGCCTCGACGTCGCCCTGGCCGACGACGCGGCGGACGCGGCGACGCTCAGGAGGACGGCAGAGGTGGTGCGGCGCAACGTCGAGCGCACCTCGAGGACGGTCGACGATCTCCTCATGTTCGCCCGCAGCCAGATCCCGGAGTCGCAGCTCATCGAGGCGGATCTCGCCGATCTGACCGGTGAGGTCGTCGAGGAGCACCGGGCCGTCATCGAGGAGCACAGGCTCGCCCTGGAGTGCGACCTCGATCACGTCTCGGCGACCGTCGACGACGTCTCGGTGAAACGAGCGGTCGGGAACCTCATCGGCAACGCGGTGCGGCTGTCGCCGCCGAACCGCCAGTTGCGGATCGGAACGGGGGCGGTCGACGGGTGGGCGTGGATCGGCGTCTCGGACGAGGGACCAGGCATCGCCGAGGAGCAGCACGCCACGATGTTCAGGAGGCATTGGTCCGGGGATGCATCGAGCCTGGGCAGCGAGCTACGCGCCGGTCTCGGGCTCGACATCGCCCGCCAGGTAGCCGAGTCGCACTCCGGGCTCATCACGGTCGAGTCGCAGCCCGGCGTCGGCGCAACATTCGTCCTGTGGCTGCCGAGGGGGCCGGGCGCCGACCCTGCGATGGTCACGGAAGACGGCATCCACCCCAAGGCCAACCCGCTGGGGTGA
- a CDS encoding RNA polymerase sigma factor, whose product MAFGEQFDDVLEAARAGAEWAWSILYDELSPKLHGYLRVRGAVDAENLVGEVFLQVARNIETFDGTERNFHSWVFMVAHSRLIDERRARTRRPEQLVETEKLTGVVSADDTERAALDRIDDGLLRTLFSELTPDQRDVLMLRIIGGLTLEETSRALGKRIGAITALQRRALGAIRRKLDNEGVAR is encoded by the coding sequence ATGGCGTTCGGTGAGCAGTTCGATGACGTCCTCGAAGCCGCCCGGGCGGGCGCCGAGTGGGCGTGGTCGATCCTGTACGACGAGCTCTCCCCCAAGCTCCACGGGTACTTACGGGTCCGAGGTGCCGTCGATGCCGAGAACCTGGTCGGCGAGGTCTTCCTCCAGGTCGCCCGGAACATCGAGACGTTCGACGGCACCGAGCGCAACTTCCACTCGTGGGTCTTCATGGTGGCTCACAGCCGCCTCATCGACGAGCGCCGGGCCCGCACCCGCCGGCCGGAGCAGCTCGTCGAGACCGAGAAGCTGACGGGGGTCGTCTCGGCAGACGACACGGAGCGGGCCGCTCTCGATCGAATCGACGACGGCCTGCTGAGGACGCTCTTCTCGGAGCTCACCCCCGACCAGCGAGATGTGCTCATGCTGCGCATCATCGGCGGCCTCACGCTCGAGGAGACGTCCCGGGCGCTCGGCAAGCGCATCGGGGCGATCACTGCGCTGCAGCGGAGGGCTCTGGGGGCGATCCGCAGGAAGCTCGACAACGAGGGCGTAGCACGATGA
- a CDS encoding HD domain-containing phosphohydrolase, whose protein sequence is MTATLDRATRRPGGSGMLRDLVDARAAGLALGDDPIWVDHGERVGDVAAVIAARMGFDEEAIDRLRIASSLHDIGKFAIAETVVRKPRPLDGAEWAQMRLHPIHGYWMLRSRVDREVAMTVLTHHERFDGKGYPFGLEGAQIPMPARIISVVDAYDAIVCERPYSPAQASERAIEEIAAGAGSQFDPLVAEVFLASIDQ, encoded by the coding sequence ATGACCGCAACCTTGGACAGGGCGACGCGCCGGCCGGGCGGCTCCGGCATGCTCCGCGACCTCGTCGACGCCAGGGCCGCGGGGCTCGCTTTGGGCGATGACCCGATCTGGGTCGACCATGGCGAGCGGGTCGGCGACGTCGCAGCCGTGATCGCGGCGCGAATGGGCTTCGACGAAGAGGCGATCGATCGGCTTCGGATCGCTTCCTCGCTCCACGACATCGGCAAGTTTGCGATCGCGGAGACCGTCGTCCGCAAGCCACGCCCCCTCGACGGTGCCGAATGGGCGCAGATGCGCCTCCACCCGATCCACGGCTACTGGATGTTGCGGAGCCGGGTCGACCGCGAGGTCGCCATGACGGTGCTCACCCACCACGAGCGGTTCGACGGCAAGGGTTACCCGTTCGGACTCGAAGGCGCCCAGATCCCCATGCCGGCCCGGATCATCTCGGTCGTCGACGCGTACGACGCCATCGTCTGCGAGCGGCCCTACAGCCCGGCCCAGGCGAGCGAGCGGGCGATCGAGGAGATCGCAGCCGGGGCGGGGTCGCAGTTCGATCCCCTCGTCGCCGAGGTGTTCCTGGCCTCGATCGATCAGTGA